Proteins encoded within one genomic window of Candidatus Giovannonibacteria bacterium:
- the tuf gene encoding elongation factor Tu: MAEKFERTKPHLNVGTIGHVDHGKTTLTAALLHVLNLAGKKARVEKVEDIDNAPEERQRGITIALHHSEYETDKRHYAHIDAPGHADYIKNMITGAAQMDGAVLVVSASDGPMPQTREHILLARQVGVPAIIVFLNKVDAVDDKELVDLVETEIRELLTKYEYPGDKTPIIRGSALKALEAKSAEDEWAKPILELAKQLDEYIPEPVRDIDRPFLMPIEDVFSIEGRGTVVTGRAERGKAKLNDEIEIVGLKDTQKTVITGIEMFNKQLDEAIAGDNAGVLLRGVKKEDVERGQVIAKPGSITPHTDFESEVYVLTKEEGGRHTPFFTGYKPQFYIRTTDVTGDVALPAGTEMVMPGDTIKFTVKLIAPVALEEKQRFAIREGGKTVGAGVVTKIIK; encoded by the coding sequence ATGGCAGAGAAATTTGAGAGGACAAAGCCGCACTTAAACGTCGGCACAATCGGCCATGTTGACCACGGCAAGACCACGCTGACCGCCGCCCTTTTGCACGTTTTGAATTTGGCCGGCAAAAAGGCGAGGGTGGAAAAGGTTGAAGATATTGACAACGCTCCGGAGGAAAGGCAAAGGGGCATTACAATCGCGCTTCACCACTCGGAGTACGAAACGGACAAGCGCCACTACGCGCACATTGACGCGCCGGGGCACGCCGACTACATCAAAAACATGATTACCGGAGCCGCGCAGATGGACGGAGCCGTTTTGGTGGTTTCCGCTTCCGACGGCCCGATGCCGCAGACAAGGGAGCACATTCTTTTGGCGCGCCAGGTCGGAGTGCCGGCGATTATCGTATTTTTAAACAAGGTGGACGCTGTTGACGATAAAGAACTTGTTGATTTGGTTGAAACGGAAATCAGGGAACTTCTTACAAAATACGAGTATCCCGGGGACAAAACCCCGATTATCCGCGGGTCGGCTTTGAAAGCGTTGGAAGCGAAATCCGCGGAAGACGAGTGGGCCAAGCCGATTTTGGAATTGGCGAAACAGCTTGACGAATACATACCAGAACCGGTTCGCGATATTGACCGCCCATTTTTAATGCCGATTGAAGATGTTTTCTCCATTGAAGGAAGGGGCACGGTCGTGACGGGCAGAGCGGAGCGGGGCAAGGCCAAATTGAACGATGAAATTGAAATCGTCGGGCTCAAAGACACGCAAAAGACCGTGATTACCGGAATTGAGATGTTCAATAAGCAACTGGACGAAGCGATTGCCGGGGACAACGCCGGAGTGCTTTTGCGCGGAGTCAAAAAAGAAGATGTGGAAAGAGGGCAGGTTATCGCCAAGCCAGGGTCAATTACCCCGCACACGGATTTTGAATCCGAAGTTTACGTGCTCACCAAAGAGGAGGGCGGGCGGCACACACCGTTCTTCACCGGCTACAAGCCGCAGTTCTATATCCGCACGACCGATGTGACCGGAGACGTCGCGCTGCCAGCGGGGACGGAGATGGTTATGCCCGGAGACACAATAAAATTTACGGTCAAACTTATCGCTCCGGTGGCGCTTGAGGAAAAACAAAGGTTCGCCATCCGCGAAGGCGGCAAGACGGTGGGCGCGGGAGTCGTCACCAAGATTATAAAATAA
- the fusA gene encoding elongation factor G, whose translation MAREYPIERTRDIGIIAHIDAGKTTVTERVLFYTGVSHKIGEVHEGEAIMDWMEQERERGITITAAATTCFWTPSYLPRDKKNEHRINIIDTPGHVDFTVEVERSLRVLDGGVVVFDGVAGVEPQSETVWRQADKYKVPRTCFINKLDRIGASFEKSFKSILDRLTPNAVAVNIPIGLEGDFSGVIDLMRMKFIRFGGEHGENIIQEEIPENKKAEAETWRHKLVERVAGEDDALTEKYLGGEEISLDELRQTLRAATLSYKLIPVFCGSALKNKGVQLMLDGVVDYLPSPADLPPVKGTDPRTGTEIFRESKDEAPFAALAFKLQTDPYVGQLTYFRVYSGALPAGSYVLNTRTGDKERVGRILRMHANHREEVKEMQAGEIGAIVGLKNTKTGDTLCDPEHPITLESIIFPEPVVSLRIEPKTKQDQEKMGLALRRLSEEDPTFRIKGDEETMETIISGMGELHLEIIVERMKREFKVGANVGRPQVAYKETVKKTAEAEGKYIRQSGGRGQYGHVWLRVEPNERGKGNEFINEIKGGIIPQEFIPAVEKGVKEALEKGVVAGFPLVDIKAALYDGSYHDVDSSEAAFKIAGSIALQEAVRRAVAVLLEPVMKVEVVTPDQFLGDITGDLSSKRGKIENMSERGNARVVDAKVPLSEMFGYVTKLRSMTEGRASYTMEFSHYEEVPANIAELIKEGKK comes from the coding sequence ATGGCGCGGGAATATCCGATAGAAAGGACGCGCGATATCGGGATTATCGCGCACATAGACGCGGGGAAGACGACCGTAACCGAACGGGTGCTTTTTTATACCGGAGTTTCGCATAAAATCGGCGAGGTGCACGAGGGCGAGGCGATTATGGACTGGATGGAGCAGGAGCGGGAGCGCGGGATTACAATTACCGCCGCCGCCACGACATGTTTTTGGACCCCGTCATATTTGCCCAGGGATAAGAAAAACGAACACCGCATAAATATTATAGACACCCCCGGACACGTTGATTTTACCGTTGAGGTGGAAAGGTCTTTAAGGGTTTTAGACGGAGGCGTCGTTGTGTTTGACGGAGTCGCGGGCGTTGAGCCGCAATCGGAAACCGTATGGCGGCAGGCGGATAAATACAAAGTCCCCCGCACATGCTTTATAAATAAACTGGACAGAATAGGCGCTTCTTTTGAAAAAAGTTTCAAATCAATTTTGGACCGCCTGACTCCAAACGCGGTGGCCGTGAACATCCCCATTGGCTTGGAAGGCGATTTTTCCGGCGTAATTGACCTTATGCGGATGAAATTTATAAGGTTTGGAGGCGAGCATGGAGAAAATATTATTCAAGAAGAAATTCCCGAAAACAAAAAAGCGGAAGCGGAAACTTGGAGGCATAAATTGGTTGAGCGCGTTGCCGGAGAGGACGACGCGCTTACTGAAAAATATTTGGGTGGAGAAGAAATTTCTTTGGACGAATTGAGACAAACTCTGCGCGCTGCGACTTTGTCTTACAAACTTATCCCAGTTTTTTGCGGCTCGGCTTTGAAAAACAAGGGAGTGCAGCTGATGCTGGACGGCGTCGTTGACTATCTTCCTTCGCCGGCCGACCTTCCTCCGGTCAAAGGAACCGACCCGAGAACAGGAACAGAGATTTTTCGCGAGTCCAAAGATGAAGCGCCGTTTGCCGCTTTGGCTTTCAAATTACAGACCGACCCTTACGTGGGGCAGCTTACTTATTTCAGGGTTTATTCCGGCGCTTTGCCGGCGGGGTCGTATGTGTTAAACACGCGCACTGGAGATAAAGAAAGAGTGGGGAGAATTTTGCGCATGCACGCGAATCACAGAGAAGAGGTTAAAGAAATGCAGGCCGGAGAAATTGGCGCCATCGTTGGTTTAAAAAATACAAAGACCGGAGACACGCTTTGCGATCCGGAGCATCCGATTACTTTGGAATCAATTATTTTCCCCGAACCGGTGGTTTCTTTGCGGATTGAGCCCAAAACCAAGCAAGACCAGGAAAAAATGGGACTGGCTTTGAGGCGGCTTTCAGAAGAAGACCCAACTTTCCGCATCAAAGGGGACGAAGAGACAATGGAGACGATTATTTCCGGAATGGGTGAACTCCACTTGGAAATTATCGTGGAGCGGATGAAGCGTGAATTTAAGGTCGGGGCAAATGTCGGGCGCCCGCAGGTTGCCTACAAAGAAACCGTTAAAAAAACGGCGGAGGCAGAAGGAAAATATATTCGCCAGTCGGGCGGACGGGGGCAGTATGGACATGTTTGGTTGCGAGTTGAGCCAAATGAGCGCGGGAAGGGGAACGAATTCATAAATGAAATCAAAGGAGGAATTATTCCGCAGGAATTTATTCCGGCGGTTGAAAAAGGCGTGAAAGAAGCGCTGGAAAAAGGAGTGGTGGCCGGGTTCCCGCTGGTGGACATAAAAGCCGCGCTCTACGACGGTTCATACCACGACGTTGATTCGTCCGAAGCCGCTTTTAAAATCGCGGGCTCCATCGCGTTGCAAGAAGCAGTCAGGCGCGCGGTAGCCGTTCTTCTTGAGCCGGTAATGAAAGTGGAAGTGGTGACGCCCGACCAGTTTTTGGGGGACATAACCGGAGACCTTTCTTCCAAGCGCGGAAAAATTGAAAATATGTCGGAGCGGGGCAACGCGCGGGTTGTGGACGCCAAAGTCCCGCTTTCCGAAATGTTCGGCTATGTGACAAAATTAAGAAGCATGACCGAAGGCCGCGCTTCCTACACTATGGAATTTTCTCATTACGAAGAAGTTCCGGCAAACATTGCGGAGCTGATTAAAGAGGGGAAGAAATAA
- the rpsJ gene encoding 30S ribosomal protein S10 produces the protein MAKAAVKIKTKEAAEPEEKQKLRIRVRAYDHKILDSSVKQIVDTAIRYGSEIMGPVPLPTEIRKYTVNRSTFVHKNAREQFEMRVHRRLIDVLNPTPKVIEAMTNLNLPAGVDIEVKM, from the coding sequence ATGGCAAAGGCGGCTGTTAAAATTAAAACGAAAGAGGCCGCGGAACCGGAAGAAAAGCAGAAGCTTCGCATCCGCGTCCGCGCCTACGACCACAAAATTTTGGATTCGTCCGTAAAGCAGATTGTAGACACAGCCATAAGATACGGGTCGGAAATAATGGGCCCCGTGCCTTTGCCTACCGAAATCAGAAAATACACCGTCAACCGCTCCACTTTTGTGCACAAAAACGCTAGAGAGCAATTTGAGATGCGGGTGCACAGGCGCCTGATTGACGTCTTGAACCCCACGCCGAAAGTGATAGAGGCGATGACGAATCTTAATCTTCCGGCGGGAGTGGACATTGAAGTTAAAATGTAA
- the rplC gene encoding 50S ribosomal protein L3 gives MKFILARKIEMSQVFDDNGSVRPVTWLEAGPVFVTQKKSKEKDGYVAMQVGFGKKKKEFRADSPVNVGDKIDISVFKEGDAVNISGTSKGKGFQGVVKRHGFHGGPRTHGQKHSEREPGSIGATWPQRVLKGKRMPGRMGGERVTVQNLKVIKIIPEKNLLAVSGAIPGHRGSLVEVRG, from the coding sequence ATGAAATTTATTTTGGCGAGAAAAATTGAAATGTCGCAGGTTTTTGACGACAATGGCAGTGTGCGCCCGGTCACATGGCTGGAAGCCGGGCCGGTTTTTGTTACGCAAAAAAAATCCAAAGAGAAAGACGGGTATGTTGCTATGCAGGTTGGATTCGGCAAAAAGAAAAAAGAATTTCGCGCCGATTCCCCCGTTAATGTCGGCGATAAAATTGACATTTCGGTTTTCAAAGAGGGCGATGCCGTAAATATTTCTGGAACTTCCAAAGGGAAGGGCTTTCAAGGCGTTGTAAAAAGACACGGGTTTCATGGCGGTCCGAGGACACACGGCCAGAAGCATTCCGAGCGCGAGCCGGGCTCAATCGGCGCCACTTGGCCGCAGAGGGTCTTAAAAGGCAAGCGCATGCCCGGGCGAATGGGCGGAGAGCGCGTCACGGTACAGAATCTTAAAGTAATAAAAATAATCCCCGAAAAAAATCTGCTCGCCGTCTCCGGCGCAATTCCGGGGCATCGCGGAAGTTTGGTGGAAGTGAGAGGATAA